The genome window TTCCCTGGATGCTATGCTGTGGAATTTTGCATTACTAGTATACTACCATATCATGTACATTATAGTTTTATGCCTCGGAACCTATGTGTTTAGATGGTTTATGCACTTTCCTTTCTGTTTGTTTTCTAATCAACGTATAAGTTCACTGTCAACATGTTGTATTCATTCTTAACACCGTATTGAATATTGATGGAGAAAAGCGTTTGTTCATACTAATTGATGTCCAATGCTTTAACATGTCTAGGCAACAGTTAGGGACTGACATAATGGGAGCTAGTTGGTTTTAGCTTTTCAGACAAACATGTTCTAGGCCTTCTACCTTTCTGGCATTATGTACTGGCCTGATATTGCAAGCATGGTTATTACTTTCATCACTAATATATCTGCTAGGCTTATCGATCGATAAGCTTTTATGCAAAGgcctattattttaaaaattgtttttacaagGAAGCATTGGTCACTTTCTCTCACTTTTTTGGGCATGAAGAGATTTCTAGCATTTGTAGACAGGAGTTTTATGTagtaattgagaaaattatgtGAGGGATGAAGTTTTGGAAATTTGCATTAAAGCTTCTATTgtgataatgataaaatattatgaaatttttgtatctcATTCTTCTTTTTTGCAGTTACTTCGAGGTTTGAAGTATCTTCACTCAGCAAATATTCTCCACCGTGACCTGAAGCCAGGAAATCTTCTTATAAATGCAAATTGTGACCTTAAAATTTGCGACTTTGGATTGGCACGCACTAGCAATGCCAAGGGTCAATTCATGACAGAGTATGTTGTCACTCGCTGGTACAGGGCCCCTGAGCTTCTCCTTTGCTGCGACAACTATGGAACATCCATCGATGTGTGGTCTGTTGGATGCATCTTTGCGGAGCTTCTTGGCCGAAAACCCATCTTCCCTGGTACAGAGTGTCTCAACCAACTTAAGCTGATCATCAACATACTTGGCAGCCAGAAGGAAGAGGATCTTGAATTTATAGATAACCCCAAGGCAAGGAACTACATTAAATCACTCCCATATTCCCATGGAATCCCCTTTTCTTGTCTTTATCCAAATGCCCATCCTTTGGCAATTGATTTACTGCAAAAAATGCTAGTTTTTGACCcttcaaaaaggattggtgtaACTGAAGCACTCCAACACCCTTACATGGCACCCTTGTACGATCCCAACCGCAATCCTCCAGCCCAAGTGCCAATTGATCTTGACATAGATGAGGATTTAGGGGAAGAAATGATCAGGGAGATAATGTGGAAGGAAATGCTTTATTACCATCCTGAAGCTGCTAATGCTAATGGTGAGGTGTGTGTCTAATCTTTTCCACATCTTCCTTAAGCACTCTGCAGTCAAGCCTATGAGGCTGTTTTACTACTGACGAGCAGGGTTTTAACCTGGTGGTATTAAGATGCTATATTTATGTCTTTGCTACTCCTTTATGGCTTTAATAATGTTGGAGAAAGGCAGGCAATATGTCTGTTGTCGGCTGTGATGCCTGATATAACTAAATTTTGTACCAATAGCTTATTTAGGAGCTTGAGTTACTTTCTGTGGATGccttgaaaaaaagaagaagaataaaagtTACATATAAGGGTGCTGCTTGATGTGTCTTAAACTCTGAGTCTTTGAACTTATTTTCATTACATGTAATGTAAATTAAGTTTAGACGTTGGGAGCATTAATTTTGCGGACTTATTTTCTTTCCCCTTGAGCAGCAGTGAATCGATATCTCATAGTAAACTCAAATGTTCTGGCtgagcaaaacaaaatataaataaataacgaCTGACATAATTCCTGATAGTTACATTAATGTTGTATGACCGCTGAACAAGACTTCTCTTATCTATAAACACCAAATGTCTGCTATTTAAGAGATAAAAAAGCCCTGTTTCTATTAAAAGCTATCACAAGGAGACTcgaaatttgtttttaaatcaCTGCTCGAAATGGacttcacaatttattttacataaattttaatactatatGTTAGTCGATTAATAGGAGTATTAATATTGTAGTACTCTTCTTAGTATTTTAAGTGACATTATTCACTTGTTTGGTTGTAAGTTTCAGAGTTTATTTAAGAGTACATGTTTATTGATTAAGTTTTAGTTTGATTGGTATTATTGTTGCAAGGGTTGTAATTGAACAATATTTGATGAACAGTATGGTTTTTAATGTGAAAGCTGGGGTCAAATTTTAGAAGCCTGAAcaatcaacttaaaatttatgaCTCTTTCTTACAATTTAAGTAGCTTCTTTAAAAGTATCTTCTAGATCAAAGTTCTTggatttaaactaaaatttccaACAAGAATTAGATACTAaatcaatgtaaaataaaaaattaaggaactaaacaaaagaaacaaaatgtgAAAGACGGATtgatgaaaaggaaaataagacGAATGGCGTTGATGACAAATAGTTGGATAGATAGTTTAGCCTCCTTTGGTGAACTTCCATCAACAAAGAATTATATTGGCATTTCAAAAACCATTACAAATTATTTGTATTAGGTAAGCTGAAGTTATGATGAATCTCCTCCATAATCTTCAAGAATTGAAGCAGTAGTTCTATCAAGAAAATCACAAGAAACtagttttcaagaaaaaaaacttgtaaTGGTCCTCACCCATCCCAATATATGGCACGAATGGGAAGTGCTGTCGGAGcactttaaaactaaaatcaattttttcttttaaataaaacaccatttagtaatcatataaaatttctttaagacaATTCTCAAtatttaagaaagaaaaaaaaatacaatttgaaatcattttggGTCATTGAAGATATGTTAGGATCCATTTAAAAcgtaaacaaaatatttggggtTTAACGACTTTTAAATTGGAGTATTCAGGGTGGAGGTATGTaagattttacttaaaattagaacttcaaacattataaataaaatcatagaaACAATTTGAAcattttgaagaatttaaaataaatttaaaactatttaagaatattttttgGTGTTCAGAGGTGCTTGAGACCATATATAAGCTTTGGATGGctcatttttcataaaacaGTGCGATAACATTTTAGGACCCTAGGTATCAGTATCTAAGGCCTTGAGGTCCAAATCTAGGTCCTTGTACTATTTTGGAAAGCATTTTGCTAAACCGGGTGCGATACTTTTGACAAGAGTACCAAACCTTAGGCCCTTGAAACTGGAAAATTGACTAAAAAATGCTTAAAACATTTCTAAACTTAACCATATCATTTCCATATGTCCCAAAAAATTACagatcaattttaaaattaatttaaactcaaaatacgAAGCAAAAAGCACATTCACGTCAAGTAACGAGATAAAGCTTtaataattacatcaaaataacttgaatttcaaattgaattattcaatttaagtcCTATTGTACATGCCAATTTCTAAtatctaaaacatcaaaattaatgatGTATAACATTTAAAGATGAGTGATGCGAATGACTTGCcatcaaatgtagtagttattTTAGTATAGTTCTGCACGTAAAGATCTTGTTTTCTAgctattttagtatttattattgtgttttcagTATTTGTTAGTTAGcattaaatattagtaaaacaagtattttttaacacatttgtaagtGTTAGTGACCTATTAGGCTGATATGGGCCTTAAGTAGTTCTAATATGTTAATTTGAGTGTGCAGGATGCTTAATTTAGTGCCCAATGGATGTCGGAACTTGGGATGAGTGTTGCACAAGCTTCCCGAGTCGTTAAAAGATGAAACAGACCCAAGAGGCCATAGAAAGTATGTCGTGTCACGCCATGCAATGTCTATGGCGCGACATAGGACTTGACGTAAGCCCAAGCCCTTCAAGGCTATTTTCGTTTgtacaataaaatttacatgaaGACCTAAGACGCGCTGATGACCTAATTAGGGCTTTtaacacttttataaataagaccttaggggtttgatgtaactaagtcgTCTTGGACACATCTAAAAACCCGAGTAGTTTAGGattagttttagtttagttttctctttgattttctaaactctTTTGTTCTTTTGTCTTGGAATCATTTTTGGTCcaagttattttttataatatccaagtatttcagtttatttttctttgtaagCAAATATTCTCGTTGTCCCAGTTGAGAGATTTACTACTCTATACTTTCATCGATATCAAACAAGattatttctttatcttttctctttagatttaattgtgtttatgtACATGTTTATTTCAATTGAGATTATGAATATCATGAGTAGCTAATTCCTTTAGGGGAGATTAACAGAGGATTAAGGGTTTCCTATAGAATTAGTTCGTATAAATTACGCATTCTTAAATCCTAGgtttgacaaccctaggaagtaataAAGGTTAAACGAGGTCGGGAGATAATTTTGTCAagtaaatcgtaatttatcctggttgagaaagtgaggtcgggagataagcgagtatccgccaattaattaatcaattagagGCTaagaggtaataattggttagttATTAGCTAATTCACCTTAAAACTCGAATTTGAAGTTAATTACAACCACTGAAACGAGTTAATCTTCCTAATTGGTTTAATTGATTTAgttgtttgtgttttattttctcttatttattttatttatttagtttatgaTATTATCCCTGTTTATTGGTTGTCGTAAtatagtatttaattattactatttagacctattattataaaagtgttttgaatagatttaatttattctccctcaggtacgatcctcggaatacttccTAGTGTTTCATTGTAcactttactatattacaatttgacccgtatATTTGTTGACACTGcttctttatttcttatatttttggtgtagTATTTTTCCGTCAAACGTTCGCATAATTGACGAcagtcaagttgttggtgtCATTTTCATGGAGGTTTCGacattaaatcttaaaatatctttacaattaataagataaatatgAAAGGTAAAGactataaatatgatatttttatttcttttatttttaatttttgtttatttattgttatttgtttaatttcttttttatttgtagGTTGTTTATGAACCGAAGCGGAAGCACCCTAATCGAGCCATATCCATATCCTAAATAGATTATTAGATGCTGTCGTTAGTTGATGAACACTGATCCACCCATGGAAATTAATCAACCTTGGGAGAATCCATTGTTCTACGATCCACAAGAAAGACAAGAGAACATTCGTATAGAAGTCCCAATGGATCAAAAGACGTTGTGCGAATACATTTTACTTATACTAAATGCGGTGTGAGGCAGTATCAAAAGACCAACGATTAACaccaataattttgaaattaagacGGCCACAACCTAGATGGTTCAGAATACTCTGCAGTTCAAGGGGAACATGATGGAGGATCTGAACCAACACTTGAAGTGGTTTCTACAACTATGTGACACCTTCAAATACAATAGAGTAACCGATGATGCTATGTGTCTCTGGTTATTTCCATTCTCCTTGTTTGATAACGCGGTTGATTGGTTAGATTTGTTAGAACCAAGTTCCATAATCATGTGGGATGATTTAGCGGAAAAATTTCTTCACAAAATTTTCCCGATTAGTAGAACCATTCAGCTTAAGCGAGAAATCCCCAATTTCAAACAATATGAAGGTGAATCCCTGTACAAAGCATGAGGACATTTCAAGTTAATGCTAAGGAAGTTCTCACACCATGGATTGCAAGTGTGGCTTTAAATCCAAATTTTCTATAACGGTGTTGATAGTAACATCAAATCGAGCCTAGATGGAGTAGCCGGAGGATAGATCATGTTCCATACATACGAATGAGCCTATAAGATCATAGATGATATAGCGATGAATTCGTATATGTGGCCTAATGAAAGATTCACGTACAAATTGAAGCCTTCAATGGTATATGTGGTAAACAAAGATGATCGATATCAATAAATCTTAGAGAAGCCTAACTGTTTGGAGTCAACTGTCAAACCAAAGAGAATAGAGCCATGTTTTGAAAACCAACCGAAGGAGGGGAGCTACATAGGAAATAGGGTTGGAAATCCTTATTCAAACACCTATAAAGGTGCCATTCCCGATGAGATTAAAGGACAGGCAAAAGAGGGGCGAGgaaaaatttataagttttcttAATCTATTTGAATCTTTCACATCCCAAAAACTGCattagtagaaattgggttaatgaacCGAGAGTGGTCACATCCAAATTGTTTTTAGATGACCTTAGcatatttgtttataaataaatatcaactaTAGTGACTAAGTAGTGGCGAAGCCGTCCTTGATGATCTGAGTTTGAATCCCTTCCCTCTCGTTAATTTCTATTTGGtgcaaatttgttttaaacCTTTAGTAAATGTCATctcatgtttttaaatattttttgttaaaatgataataaggaGTTAAGTGATAAAGTGGTTAAGTGTTTAGTTAGTTTCTTATGGGTCCTAAGTTCAAGTCTCCTTATTagctttctttaattaaatttttttgtaatgtTTCCCATGTGCTATATGTGTTGTCGTCCAACCTAGCTTGCCATAAGAGGAGGAagattctttccttttct of Gossypium raimondii isolate GPD5lz chromosome 3, ASM2569854v1, whole genome shotgun sequence contains these proteins:
- the LOC105793800 gene encoding mitogen-activated protein kinase homolog NTF3; the encoded protein is MATPVEPPNGIHYQGKHYYSMWRTLFEIDTKYVPIKPIGKGAYGIVCSSVNRETDDKVAIKKINNAFDNPVDALRTLRELKLLRHLRHENVIALKDVMMPIHRRSFKDVYLVYELMDTDLHQIIKSPQALSNDHCQYFLFQLLRGLKYLHSANILHRDLKPGNLLINANCDLKICDFGLARTSNAKGQFMTEYVVTRWYRAPELLLCCDNYGTSIDVWSVGCIFAELLGRKPIFPGTECLNQLKLIINILGSQKEEDLEFIDNPKARNYIKSLPYSHGIPFSCLYPNAHPLAIDLLQKMLVFDPSKRIGVTEALQHPYMAPLYDPNRNPPAQVPIDLDIDEDLGEEMIREIMWKEMLYYHPEAANANGEVCV